One Camelina sativa cultivar DH55 chromosome 3, Cs, whole genome shotgun sequence genomic window carries:
- the LOC104775786 gene encoding uncharacterized protein LOC104775786, which yields MMMMARSLSLSKGRLATAAASSSLLPSSHIVSSRSQSSHRRVDLYEIDTAEASQSPSDPLIQKLEDAVHRIFVRRSAPDWLPFVPGASYWVPPSGSGTQSNGIAQLVVKLANPLTDKESLSANSSHGWPSSDYFLKGGTPKLMENKTDNTVSNTESHSEDEEV from the exons atgatgatgatggctcgatctctttctctttctaaagGCCGTCTCGCCACCGCCGCTGCATCGTCCTCTCTCCTCCCTTCGTCACACATCGTCTCTTCCCGATCTCAATCCTCCCATCGCCGTGTCGATCTGTACGAAATCGATACCGCTGAGGCGTCGCAATCGCCGTCGGATCCTTTGATTCAGAAGCTAGAGGACGCCGTTCACCGGATATTCGTACGCCGATCTGCTCCTGATTGGCTCCCTTTTGTTCCCGGTGCTTCGTATTGGGTGCCTCCTTCTGGATCTGGAACCCAGTCTAATGGAATCGCTCAGCTCGTTGTGAAACTCGCGAATCCGTTAACCGATAAAGAATCGTTATCTGCTAATTCTTCTCATGGATGGCCTTCCTCTGATTATTTCCTTAaag GTGGTACACCTAAATTGATGGAGAACAAGACCGACAACACAGTTTCAAATACTGAGTCTCACTCCGAGGATGAGGAAGTGTAA
- the LOC104775787 gene encoding uncharacterized protein LOC104775787, whose product MEEIVKHGKGFHLLCIFSIFFILFVLSAHVSADVDSHMRGVPSEDKTTTFWLTKIRSTGKNYWAKLRETLDRGQSHFFPPNTYFTGKNDAPMGAGENMKEAATRSFENSKATVDEAARSAAEVVSDSAGAVKEKVKRSFSGGATPHPTGSEEL is encoded by the exons ATGGAAGAAATAGTAAAGCATGGGAAAGGTTTTCACTTGCTATGCATAttctctatcttcttcatcctcttcgtATTATCAGCACACGTTTCGGCTGATGTCGATTCTCATATGAGAGGGGTGCCAAGTGAAGATAAAACGACGACGTTCTGGCTAACTAAGATTAGAAGTACTGGTAAAAATTACTGGGCCAAACTCAGAGAGACTTTGGATCGTGGACAGTCCCACTTCTTTCCTCCGAACACATA cttTACAGGAAAGAATGATGCCCCGATGGGAGCCGGTGAAAATATGAAAGAAGCGGCGACGAGGAGCTTTGAGAATAGTAAAGCGACGGTGGATGAAGCTGCTAGATCAGCGGCGGAAGTTGTGAGTGACTCGGCGGGAGCGGTGAAAGAAAAAGTGAAGAGGAGCTTTTCCGGTGGAGCGACGCCGCACCCGACGGGTTCTGAAGAGCTATAA
- the LOC104775788 gene encoding uncharacterized membrane protein At1g16860-like isoform X3 produces the protein MGSRYPSHQLSNGLFVSGRPEQPKERPPTMSAVAMPYTGGDIKRSGELGKMFDIPTDGTKSRKSGPITGAPSRSGSFAGTAQSGPGAPIATGRMSGSLASAGSVSMKKTNSGPLSKHGEPLKKSSGPQSGGGTRQNSGPIPILPATGLITSGPITSGPLNSSGAPRKVSGPLDSSGLMKSHMPSVVHNQAVTTLGPEDDFSCLKSFPKPVLWLVVLIFVMGFLAGGFILGAVHNPILLVVVAILFIVVAALFIWNMCWGRRGITDFIARYPDADLRTAKNGQYVKVTGVVTCGNVPLESSFQRVPRCVYTSTCLYEYRGWGSKPANSSHRHFTWGLRSSERHVVDFYISDFQSGLRALVKTGNGAKVTPLVDDSAVIDFKQGSEQLSPEFVRWLNKKNLTSDDRIMRLKEGYIKEGSTVSVIGVVQRNDNVLMIVPSSEPLAAGWQWRRCTFPTSLEGIVLRCEDSSNVDAIPV, from the exons ATGGGTTCGAGATACCCATCTCATCAGCTCAGCAATGGGCTATTTGTGTCTG GTCGCCCTGAGCAACCCAAAGAACGTCCTCCAACCATGAGCGCAGTAGCCATGCCTTACACGGGTGGCGATATCAAGAGATCAGGAGAATTGGGGAAGATGTTTGATATTCCAACAGATGGGACTAAGTCAAGGAAGTCTGGCCCCATAACTGGTGCTCCTTCAAGGTCTGGCTCATTTGCAGGAACTGCTCAATCTGGTCCAGGTGCTCCTATTGCCACTGGCCGTATGTCTGGCTCTTTAGCTTCTGCTGGTTCTGTTTCAATGAAGAAAACCAACTCTGGACCTTTATCTAAGCATGGAGAGCCTCTGAAGAAATCATCTGGACCGCAATCTGGTGGTGGAACACGGCAAAATTCCGGACCTATTCCTATTCTTCCAGCTACAGGTCTCATTACCTCTGGGCCTATTACGTCAGGCCCTCTGAATTCATCTGGGGCACCCAGGAAGGTTTCTGGTCCTCTAGACTCTTCTGGTTTGATGAAGTCACATATGCCTTCTGTTGTCCATAACCAAGCGGTAACTACCCTTGGTCCAGAAGATGACTTTTCCTGCTTgaaaagcttcccaaagcctgTGCTGTGGTTGGTTGTTCTTATATTCGTAATGGGGTTCCTTGCCGGAGGCTTCATTCTTGGAGCAGTTCACAACCCAATTCTCCTCGTTGTTGTCGCCATCTTGTTCATAGTTGTTGCTGCGCTTTTTATTTGGAATATGTGTTGGGGGAGACGTGGTATCACCGATTTCATTGCTCGTTATCCTGATGCTGATCTTAGAACCGCCAAAAATGGTCAATACGTGAAGGTCACTGGG GTGGTTACTTGTGGTAATGTACCGCTTGAGTCATCCTTCCAAAGAGTTCCCAGATGTGTGTACACGTCAACATGTCTTTACGAGTATCGTGGATGGGGTTCGAAACCAGCCAACTCTTCCCATCGTCACTTCACATGGGGACTGCGATCATCAGAG AGACATGTGGTGGACTTCTACATTTCTGATTTTCAATCTGGTCTCAGAGCCTTAGTCAAAACTGGAAACGGTGCAAAGGTAACACCTCTTGTAGATGATTCTGCTGTCATCGATTTTAAGCAAGGAAGCGAGCAATTGTCTCCCGAATTTGTTCGATGGTTAAACAAGAAGAATCTAACAAGCGATGATCGAATAATGCGGCTCAAAGAAGG GTATATAAAAGAAGGAAGCACAGTGAGTGTGATTGGAGTGGTGCAGAGAAACGATAATGTGTTAATGATAGTTCCCTCATCTGAGCCACTTGCAGCTGGTTGGCAATGGAGGAGATGTACATTCCCTACAAGTCTCGAAGGAATCGTATTGAGATGTGAAGACTCATCGAACGTTGATGCCATACCGGTttga
- the LOC104775788 gene encoding uncharacterized membrane protein At1g16860-like isoform X2 has product MGSRYPSHQLSNGLFVSGRPEQPKERPPTMSAVAMPYTGGDIKRSGELGKMFDIPTDGTKSRKSGPITGAPSRSGSFAGTAQSGPGAPIATGRMSGSLASAGSVSMKKTNSGPLSKHGEPLKKSSGPQSGGGTRQNSGPIPILPATGLITSGPITSGPLNSSGAPRKVSGPLDSSGLMKSHMPSVVHNQAVTTLGPEDDFSCLKSFPKPVLWLVVLIFVMGFLAGGFILGAVHNPILLVVVAILFIVVAALFIWNMCWGRRGITDFIARYPDADLRTAKNGQYVKVTGVVTCGNVPLESSFQRVPRCVYTSTCLYEYRGWGSKPANSSHRHFTWGLRSSERHVVDFYISDFQSGLRALVKTGNGAKVTPLVDDSAVIDFKQGSEQLSPEFVRWLNKKNLTSDDRIMRLKEGYIKEGSTVSVIGVVQRNDNVLMIVPSSEPLAAGWQWRRCTFPTSLEGIVLRCEDSSNVDAIPV; this is encoded by the exons ATGGGTTCGAGATACCCATCTCATCAGCTCAGCAATGGGCTATTTGTGTCTGGTCGCCCTGAGCAACCCAAAGAACGTCCTCCAACCATGAGCGCAGTAGCCATGCCTTACACGGGTGGCGATATCAAGAG ATCAGGAGAATTGGGGAAGATGTTTGATATTCCAACAGATGGGACTAAGTCAAGGAAGTCTGGCCCCATAACTGGTGCTCCTTCAAGGTCTGGCTCATTTGCAGGAACTGCTCAATCTGGTCCAGGTGCTCCTATTGCCACTGGCCGTATGTCTGGCTCTTTAGCTTCTGCTGGTTCTGTTTCAATGAAGAAAACCAACTCTGGACCTTTATCTAAGCATGGAGAGCCTCTGAAGAAATCATCTGGACCGCAATCTGGTGGTGGAACACGGCAAAATTCCGGACCTATTCCTATTCTTCCAGCTACAGGTCTCATTACCTCTGGGCCTATTACGTCAGGCCCTCTGAATTCATCTGGGGCACCCAGGAAGGTTTCTGGTCCTCTAGACTCTTCTGGTTTGATGAAGTCACATATGCCTTCTGTTGTCCATAACCAAGCGGTAACTACCCTTGGTCCAGAAGATGACTTTTCCTGCTTgaaaagcttcccaaagcctgTGCTGTGGTTGGTTGTTCTTATATTCGTAATGGGGTTCCTTGCCGGAGGCTTCATTCTTGGAGCAGTTCACAACCCAATTCTCCTCGTTGTTGTCGCCATCTTGTTCATAGTTGTTGCTGCGCTTTTTATTTGGAATATGTGTTGGGGGAGACGTGGTATCACCGATTTCATTGCTCGTTATCCTGATGCTGATCTTAGAACCGCCAAAAATGGTCAATACGTGAAGGTCACTGGG GTGGTTACTTGTGGTAATGTACCGCTTGAGTCATCCTTCCAAAGAGTTCCCAGATGTGTGTACACGTCAACATGTCTTTACGAGTATCGTGGATGGGGTTCGAAACCAGCCAACTCTTCCCATCGTCACTTCACATGGGGACTGCGATCATCAGAG AGACATGTGGTGGACTTCTACATTTCTGATTTTCAATCTGGTCTCAGAGCCTTAGTCAAAACTGGAAACGGTGCAAAGGTAACACCTCTTGTAGATGATTCTGCTGTCATCGATTTTAAGCAAGGAAGCGAGCAATTGTCTCCCGAATTTGTTCGATGGTTAAACAAGAAGAATCTAACAAGCGATGATCGAATAATGCGGCTCAAAGAAGG GTATATAAAAGAAGGAAGCACAGTGAGTGTGATTGGAGTGGTGCAGAGAAACGATAATGTGTTAATGATAGTTCCCTCATCTGAGCCACTTGCAGCTGGTTGGCAATGGAGGAGATGTACATTCCCTACAAGTCTCGAAGGAATCGTATTGAGATGTGAAGACTCATCGAACGTTGATGCCATACCGGTttga
- the LOC104775788 gene encoding uncharacterized membrane protein At1g16860-like isoform X4, with translation MGSRYPSHQLSNGLFVSGRPEQPKERPPTMSAVAMPYTGGDIKRSGELGKMFDIPTDGTKSRKSGPITGAPSRSGSFAGTAQSGPGAPIATGRMSGSLASAGSVSMKKTNSGPLSKHGEPLKKSSGPQSGGGTRQNSGPIPILPATGLITSGPITSGPLNSSGAPRKVSGPLDSSGLMKSHMPSVVHNQAVTTLGPEDDFSCLKSFPKPVLWLVVLIFVMGFLAGGFILGAVHNPILLVVVAILFIVVAALFIWNMCWGRRGITDFIARYPDADLRTAKNGQYVKVTGVVTCGNVPLESSFQRVPRCVYTSTCLYEYRGWGSKPANSSHRHFTWGLRSSERHVVDFYISDFQSGLRALVKTGNGAKVTPLVDDSAVIDFKQGSEQLSPEFVRWLNKKNLTSDDRIMRLKEGYIKEGSTVSVIGVVQRNDNVLMIVPSSEPLAAGWQWRRCTFPTSLEGIVLRCEDSSNVDAIPV, from the exons ATGGGTTCGAGATACCCATCTCATCAGCTCAGCAATGGGCTATTTGTGTCTGGTCGCCCTGAGCAACCCAAAGAACGTCCTCCAACCATGAGCGCAGTAGCCATGCCTTACACGG GTGGCGATATCAAGAGATCAGGAGAATTGGGGAAGATGTTTGATATTCCAACAGATGGGACTAAGTCAAGGAAGTCTGGCCCCATAACTGGTGCTCCTTCAAGGTCTGGCTCATTTGCAGGAACTGCTCAATCTGGTCCAGGTGCTCCTATTGCCACTGGCCGTATGTCTGGCTCTTTAGCTTCTGCTGGTTCTGTTTCAATGAAGAAAACCAACTCTGGACCTTTATCTAAGCATGGAGAGCCTCTGAAGAAATCATCTGGACCGCAATCTGGTGGTGGAACACGGCAAAATTCCGGACCTATTCCTATTCTTCCAGCTACAGGTCTCATTACCTCTGGGCCTATTACGTCAGGCCCTCTGAATTCATCTGGGGCACCCAGGAAGGTTTCTGGTCCTCTAGACTCTTCTGGTTTGATGAAGTCACATATGCCTTCTGTTGTCCATAACCAAGCGGTAACTACCCTTGGTCCAGAAGATGACTTTTCCTGCTTgaaaagcttcccaaagcctgTGCTGTGGTTGGTTGTTCTTATATTCGTAATGGGGTTCCTTGCCGGAGGCTTCATTCTTGGAGCAGTTCACAACCCAATTCTCCTCGTTGTTGTCGCCATCTTGTTCATAGTTGTTGCTGCGCTTTTTATTTGGAATATGTGTTGGGGGAGACGTGGTATCACCGATTTCATTGCTCGTTATCCTGATGCTGATCTTAGAACCGCCAAAAATGGTCAATACGTGAAGGTCACTGGG GTGGTTACTTGTGGTAATGTACCGCTTGAGTCATCCTTCCAAAGAGTTCCCAGATGTGTGTACACGTCAACATGTCTTTACGAGTATCGTGGATGGGGTTCGAAACCAGCCAACTCTTCCCATCGTCACTTCACATGGGGACTGCGATCATCAGAG AGACATGTGGTGGACTTCTACATTTCTGATTTTCAATCTGGTCTCAGAGCCTTAGTCAAAACTGGAAACGGTGCAAAGGTAACACCTCTTGTAGATGATTCTGCTGTCATCGATTTTAAGCAAGGAAGCGAGCAATTGTCTCCCGAATTTGTTCGATGGTTAAACAAGAAGAATCTAACAAGCGATGATCGAATAATGCGGCTCAAAGAAGG GTATATAAAAGAAGGAAGCACAGTGAGTGTGATTGGAGTGGTGCAGAGAAACGATAATGTGTTAATGATAGTTCCCTCATCTGAGCCACTTGCAGCTGGTTGGCAATGGAGGAGATGTACATTCCCTACAAGTCTCGAAGGAATCGTATTGAGATGTGAAGACTCATCGAACGTTGATGCCATACCGGTttga
- the LOC104775788 gene encoding uncharacterized membrane protein At1g16860-like isoform X1, whose protein sequence is MGSRYPSHQLSNGLFVSGRPEQPKERPPTMSAVAMPYTGGDIKRSGELGKMFDIPTDGTKSRKSGPITGAPSRSGSFAGTAQSGPGAPIATGRMSGSLASAGSVSMKKTNSGPLSKHGEPLKKSSGPQSGGGTRQNSGPIPILPATGLITSGPITSGPLNSSGAPRKVSGPLDSSGLMKSHMPSVVHNQAVTTLGPEDDFSCLKSFPKPVLWLVVLIFVMGFLAGGFILGAVHNPILLVVVAILFIVVAALFIWNMCWGRRGITDFIARYPDADLRTAKNGQYVKVTGVVTCGNVPLESSFQRVPRCVYTSTCLYEYRGWGSKPANSSHRHFTWGLRSSERHVVDFYISDFQSGLRALVKTGNGAKVTPLVDDSAVIDFKQGSEQLSPEFVRWLNKKNLTSDDRIMRLKEGYIKEGSTVSVIGVVQRNDNVLMIVPSSEPLAAGWQWRRCTFPTSLEGIVLRCEDSSNVDAIPV, encoded by the exons ATGGGTTCGAGATACCCATCTCATCAGCTCAGCAATGGGCTATTTGTGTCTGGTCGCCCTGAGCAACCCAAAGAACGTCCTCCAACCATGAGCGCAGTAGCCATGCCTTACACGGGTGGCGATATCAAGAGATCAGGAGAATTGGGGAAGATGTTTGATATTCCAACAGATGGGACTAAGTCAAGGAAGTCTGGCCCCATAACTGGTGCTCCTTCAAGGTCTGGCTCATTTGCAGGAACTGCTCAATCTGGTCCAGGTGCTCCTATTGCCACTGGCCGTATGTCTGGCTCTTTAGCTTCTGCTGGTTCTGTTTCAATGAAGAAAACCAACTCTGGACCTTTATCTAAGCATGGAGAGCCTCTGAAGAAATCATCTGGACCGCAATCTGGTGGTGGAACACGGCAAAATTCCGGACCTATTCCTATTCTTCCAGCTACAGGTCTCATTACCTCTGGGCCTATTACGTCAGGCCCTCTGAATTCATCTGGGGCACCCAGGAAGGTTTCTGGTCCTCTAGACTCTTCTGGTTTGATGAAGTCACATATGCCTTCTGTTGTCCATAACCAAGCGGTAACTACCCTTGGTCCAGAAGATGACTTTTCCTGCTTgaaaagcttcccaaagcctgTGCTGTGGTTGGTTGTTCTTATATTCGTAATGGGGTTCCTTGCCGGAGGCTTCATTCTTGGAGCAGTTCACAACCCAATTCTCCTCGTTGTTGTCGCCATCTTGTTCATAGTTGTTGCTGCGCTTTTTATTTGGAATATGTGTTGGGGGAGACGTGGTATCACCGATTTCATTGCTCGTTATCCTGATGCTGATCTTAGAACCGCCAAAAATGGTCAATACGTGAAGGTCACTGGG GTGGTTACTTGTGGTAATGTACCGCTTGAGTCATCCTTCCAAAGAGTTCCCAGATGTGTGTACACGTCAACATGTCTTTACGAGTATCGTGGATGGGGTTCGAAACCAGCCAACTCTTCCCATCGTCACTTCACATGGGGACTGCGATCATCAGAG AGACATGTGGTGGACTTCTACATTTCTGATTTTCAATCTGGTCTCAGAGCCTTAGTCAAAACTGGAAACGGTGCAAAGGTAACACCTCTTGTAGATGATTCTGCTGTCATCGATTTTAAGCAAGGAAGCGAGCAATTGTCTCCCGAATTTGTTCGATGGTTAAACAAGAAGAATCTAACAAGCGATGATCGAATAATGCGGCTCAAAGAAGG GTATATAAAAGAAGGAAGCACAGTGAGTGTGATTGGAGTGGTGCAGAGAAACGATAATGTGTTAATGATAGTTCCCTCATCTGAGCCACTTGCAGCTGGTTGGCAATGGAGGAGATGTACATTCCCTACAAGTCTCGAAGGAATCGTATTGAGATGTGAAGACTCATCGAACGTTGATGCCATACCGGTttga
- the LOC104778750 gene encoding uncharacterized protein LOC104778750: MWRPLVRIAAGNLNLNRSSLILNDTVSHFSASNSAAAVGKLLPSLDHAHRCFSSSKSTKSSITKTKKAEGKKSKPKGGDPNAAGAEDGEFGAGVGDDLEAGRAKRLADDEKIPSLDVGPNGRPLFTPKDTTLSQLSHKDIGSYFKFDEAALETVLPEGLASGIKDEFKGSWRPALLVRKSFLSLRDNFRRLADPPMWPSDGKGVKLKKQIVLDGPVKCGKSIALAMLVHWARDEGWLVLYAPKGRDWTHGGYFYKNPHSGLWDTPLQAENILKDFVKFNESRLRELRCKIHDPLVLGEGAGVGYLKGADTMPVPEDSTLYDLVQMGIKSTHASVNVVVRLRKELSLVKDVPVLIAIDQYNSWFTFSEFEEPVTPRSCRPIHARELTTVNAFRSMMHEDMMVGAFSHSTAVGKLRKDLPDVPVDARLPFPRYSLEEAEAVCYYYLR, from the exons ATGTGGAGGCCTCTCGTAAGAATCGCCGCCGGGAATCTCAATTTGAATCGGAGTTCTTTAATTCTAAATGATACCGTTTCTCATTTCTCAGCGTCGAACTCAGCCGCCGCCGTGGGAAAACTTCTCCCGAGTTTAGATCATGCGCATCGATGCTTTTCATCTTCCAAGAGTACGAAATCTTCAATCACCAAGACGAAGAAGGCTGAAGGCAAAAAATCCAAACCTAAAGGCGGCGATCCTAATGCAGCCGGAGCCGAGGACGGAGAGTTTGGAGCCGGCGTTGGAGATGACCTTGAAGCCGGTCGAGCCAAGAGGTTAGCTGATGATGAGAAGATTCCGTCTCTAGATGTAGGTCCTAATGGAAGGCCTCTCTTTACTCCCAAAGATACTACACTATCGCAGCTTTCTCATAAGGATATCGGCTCCTACTTCAAATTCGA TGAGGCTGCTTTGGAAACAGTTCTGCCGGAGGGTTTGGCTTCAGGGATCAAAGATGAGTTTAAGGGATCATGGAGACCTGCTTTGCTTGTGAGAAAAAGTTTCTTGTCTCTTAGGGATAATTTCAGACGCCTTGCTGATCCTCCCATGTGGCCAAGTGACGGTAAAG GTGTCAAACTTAAGAAACAGATTGTTTTGGATGGCCCTGTTAAATGTGGAAAGAGCATTGCTTTGGCGATGCTTGTTCACTGGGCACGTGACGAAGGCTGGCTAGTTTTATATGCCCCGAAAGGGCGTGACTGGACTCATGGAGGTTACTTCTATAAGAATCCTCATTCAGGTTTATGGGACACTCCTCTGCAAGCTGAGAATATTCTCAAG GACTTTGTCAAGTTCAATGAATCCCGTTTAAGAGAGTTAAGGTGCAAAATACATGATCCCCTCGTGCTTGGAGAGGGTGCGGGTGTAGGATACTTGAAAGGAGCAGATACTATGCCAGTTCCAGAGGATTCAACTCTGTATGACCTTGTGCAAATGGGGATTAAGAGCACTCATGCATCTGTTAATGTCGTCGTGCGACTTAGAAAAGAACTCTCACTCGTAAAAGATGTACCAGTGTTGATAGCAATTGATCAA TATAACAGTTGGTTTACATTCAGTGAGTTTGAGGAGCCTGTAACACCACGTTCTTGCCGACCTATACATGCAAGAGAACTTACAACG GTAAATGCTTTCAGAAGCATGATGCATGAAGATATGATGGTGGGTGCATTTTCACATTCAACAGCAGTGGGAAAACTACGTAAAGACTTGCCAGATGTTCCAGTTGATGCTCGTCTGCCTTTCCCACGTTATTctttggaagaagcagaagctgTCTGCTATTACTATCTTAGGTGA
- the LOC104775789 gene encoding ACT domain-containing protein ACR11-like, whose translation MAAAMASASGSALCFTDASTSRALCFAPSPRRTITFGFVHKSLVNLDQRLRLSNLKTRASNATAVEKNGKQDGSAADSDKVPTPVVIIDQDSDPDATVLEVTFGDRLGALLDTMNALKNLGLNVVKANVYLDSSGKHNKFAITKADSGRKVEDPELLEAIRLTVINNLLEFHPESSSQLAMGAAFGVLPPTEPIDVDIATHISIEDDGPDRSLLFIETADRPGLLVELVKIITDISVAVESGEFDTEGLLAKVKFHVSYRNKALIKPLQQVLVNSMRYFLRRPSTDESSF comes from the exons ATGGCTGCTGCTATGGCCTCTGCTTCTGGTTCTGCTCTTTGCTTCACTGATGCTTCTACCTCTCGAGCTCTCTGCTTTGCTCCCAGTCCTAGAAGAACAATTAcgtttggttttgttcataaATCTCTTGTCAATCTCGATCAGCGATTAAG ATTATCCAATTTGAAGACTCGAGCATCAAATGCTACTGCTGTGGAG AAGAATGGAAAGCAAGATGGAAGTGCGGCTGATTCTGATAAAGTTCCAACTCCAGTTGTCATTATCGACCAAGATTCTGACCCTGATGCTACCGTTCTTGAAGTTACCTTTGGTGACCGTCTTGGTGCTCTTCTTGACACT ATGAATGCGCTCAAGAACTTGGGCTTGAATGTCGTCAAGGCAAATGTTTACCTCGATTCTTCCGGCAAGCACAACAAGTTTGCCATTACTAAAGC GGATAGTGGCAGAAAAGTAGAAGACCCTGAACTGCTTGAGGCTATTCGTCTCACTGTCATAAACAATTTGCTTGAGTTTCATCCT GAATCAAGTTCTCAATTGGCTATGGGAGCAGCTTTTGGTGTTCTTCCTCCAACTGAACCG ATCGATGTGGACATAGCAACACATATAAGCATTGAAGATGATGGACCAGACCGCAG TTTACTCTTCATAGAAACAGCGGATAGACCTGGACTATTAGTTGAGCTGGTGAAGATCATTACAGATATCAGCGTCGCTGTCGAGTCTGGAGAATTCGATACTGAG GGTTTGTTGGCTAAGGTAAAGTTCCATGTAAGCTACAGAAACAAAGCCCTAATCAAGCCTCTCCAGCAg GTTCTTGTTAATAGTATGAGGTACTTCTTGA